A region of Procambarus clarkii isolate CNS0578487 chromosome 22, FALCON_Pclarkii_2.0, whole genome shotgun sequence DNA encodes the following proteins:
- the LOC138367497 gene encoding clumping factor B-like has product MNVSNRSKQEMVSIHTDPYTNTDPYTNTDPYTNTDPYTNTDPYTNTDPYTNTDPYTNTDPYSNTDPYTNTDPYTNTDPYTNTDPYTNTDPYTNTDPYTNTDPYSNTDPYTNTDPYTNTDPYTNTDPYTNTDPYTNTDPYTNTDPYTNTDPYTNTDPYTNTDPYTNTDPYTNTDPYTNTDPYTNTDPYTNTDPYTNTDPYTNTDPYTNTDPYTNTDPYTNTDPYTNTDPYTNTDPYTNTDPYTNTDPYTNTDPYTNTDPYINALYKKLQF; this is encoded by the coding sequence ATGAATGTTAGTAATAGAAGTAAACAGGAGATGGTAAGTATACATACTGACCCTTATACAAATACTGACCCTTATACAAACACTGACCCTTATACAAACACTGACCCTTATACAAACACTGACCCTTATACAAACACTGACCCTTATACAAACACTGACCCTTATACAAACACTGACCCTTATTCAAACACTGACCCTTATACAAATACTGACCCTTATACAAACACTGACCCTTATACAAACACTGACCCTTATACAAACACTGACCCTTATACAAACACTGACCCTTATACAAACACTGACCCTTATTCAAACACTGACCCTTATACAAATACTGACCCTTATACAAACACTGACCCTTATACAAACACTGACCCTTATACAAACACTGACCCTTATACAAACACTGACCCTTATACAAACACTGACCCTTATACAAACACTGACCCTTATACAAACACTGACCCTTATACAAATACTGACCCTTATACAAACACTGACCCTTACACAAACACTGACCCTTACACAAACACTGACCCTTATACAAACACTGACCCTTATACAAACACTGACCCTTATACAAATACTGACCCTTATACAAACACTGACCCTTACACAAACACTGACCCTTATACAAACACTGACCCTTATACAAATACTGACCCTTATACAAACACTGACCCTTATACAAATACTGACCCTTATACAAACACTGACCCTTATACAAATACTGACCCTTATACAAACACTGACCCTTATACAAATACTGACCCTTATATAAATGCCTTATACAAAAAGTTACAGTTCTGA